The Sinomonas sp. P10A9 genome includes a window with the following:
- a CDS encoding LacI family DNA-binding transcriptional regulator, protein MGAMPHIPAAAKPTATRKDVARLAGVSTAVVSYVVNGGPKRVSPATEAKVRDAIAALGYRPNAAARALKLGSSEMLGMIVPDTTNPFFVLLAHAVEVAAAERGYALLIANSDASVTAERRHVESLASRRVDGVFLSSVLFEPDLRDLEAADISVVLLNHSTDSPGFASVGVDLRGGARVAVEHLAGHGHRDIGLVMGTSTGGGQDAREVGWLEGIRAAGLVPGPIVRAPFRREDGYRVGLELAASTDRPTALFASSDILAVGLLRAFHESGVRMPEDIAIVSFDGSPEAEFSWPGLTTLAQPIEEMARAAVEALVGDGPASNRIFPPTLVRRASCGCQASDPLTPRTTAAPHHLG, encoded by the coding sequence ATGGGGGCCATGCCGCATATCCCCGCCGCCGCGAAGCCGACCGCCACCCGCAAGGACGTGGCGCGGCTCGCGGGGGTGAGCACCGCGGTCGTGAGCTACGTGGTCAACGGGGGGCCCAAGCGGGTCTCCCCGGCCACGGAGGCGAAGGTGCGCGACGCCATTGCCGCGCTCGGCTACCGGCCGAACGCGGCGGCGCGCGCGCTCAAGCTAGGCTCGAGCGAGATGCTCGGGATGATCGTCCCGGACACGACCAACCCGTTCTTCGTGCTGCTCGCACACGCTGTCGAGGTAGCCGCCGCCGAACGGGGCTACGCGCTGCTCATTGCCAACTCGGACGCGTCCGTCACCGCTGAGCGACGCCACGTTGAAAGCCTGGCGAGCAGGCGCGTCGACGGGGTGTTCCTCTCAAGCGTCCTGTTCGAGCCGGACCTGCGCGACCTCGAGGCCGCAGACATCTCCGTCGTGCTGCTCAACCACAGCACAGACAGCCCGGGCTTCGCGTCGGTGGGCGTAGACCTTCGCGGGGGCGCGCGCGTTGCCGTCGAGCACCTTGCGGGCCACGGGCACCGGGACATCGGCCTCGTGATGGGGACCAGCACCGGAGGCGGGCAGGATGCGCGCGAGGTCGGTTGGCTCGAGGGGATCAGGGCTGCCGGGCTCGTGCCCGGCCCGATCGTGCGAGCGCCGTTCCGGCGCGAGGACGGTTATCGGGTGGGACTCGAGCTCGCCGCGTCCACCGATCGGCCGACGGCGCTCTTCGCGAGCTCGGACATCCTCGCTGTGGGGCTCCTGCGGGCCTTCCACGAGTCCGGTGTGCGCATGCCTGAGGACATCGCCATCGTCTCGTTCGATGGCTCGCCCGAGGCGGAGTTCAGCTGGCCCGGCCTCACGACCCTCGCCCAGCCGATCGAAGAGATGGCCCGTGCAGCGGTCGAGGCTCTCGTGGGCGATGGCCCCGCGAGCAACCGCATCTTCCCGCCGACCCTCGTGCGCCGCGCCTCGTGCGGGTGCCAGGCCTCCGATCCGCTGACGCCACGGACGACGGCGGCGCCTCACCACTTGGGGTGA
- a CDS encoding ABC transporter substrate-binding protein: protein MKKALGAAAVAAAAALALSACAGGGSQNASANSDASGTISYWLWDANQLPAYQQCADDFHKANPNITVNVTQTGWDDYWTNITNGFVGGNGPDVFTDHLSKYGDFVKNNQLLSLDDAVKADNVNLGQYNKGLADLWVGQDGKRYGLPKDWDTISLFYNKDLISKAGLTADQVGSLSWNPTDGGTFEKAIAHLTVDTSGKRGDEAGFDKNNVAVYGVGLAGSGASEGQTEWSWLTGTTGWTHTDKNPWGTHFNFDDKKVQDTITWFHSMIDKGYMPKLETTVGASMPDAFGAGKAAINANGSWMIGQYFGYKGINVGIAPTPTGPDGKRASMYNGLADSINAATKNPAAATKWVEYLGSPACQDVVAAKAVVFPAISEAADKASAAFKAKGIDVTPFTQQVKDNTTFLFPITENAAKVDGIMKPAMDAVFSGKSPASSLTDANSQVNALFQ from the coding sequence ATGAAGAAAGCACTCGGTGCCGCGGCCGTTGCCGCTGCCGCAGCCCTCGCCCTCTCCGCCTGCGCCGGCGGTGGAAGCCAGAACGCGTCGGCCAACTCCGATGCGAGCGGAACCATCAGCTACTGGCTGTGGGACGCCAACCAGCTCCCCGCCTACCAGCAGTGCGCCGACGACTTCCACAAGGCCAACCCCAACATCACGGTCAACGTCACCCAGACGGGCTGGGACGACTACTGGACGAACATCACCAACGGGTTCGTCGGCGGCAACGGGCCTGACGTCTTCACGGACCACCTCTCCAAGTACGGCGACTTCGTCAAGAACAACCAGCTCCTCTCCCTCGACGACGCGGTGAAGGCCGACAACGTCAACCTCGGCCAGTACAACAAGGGCCTCGCCGACCTCTGGGTCGGCCAGGACGGCAAGCGCTACGGCCTGCCCAAGGACTGGGACACGATCTCGCTGTTCTACAACAAGGACCTCATCTCCAAGGCCGGCCTCACCGCCGACCAGGTGGGAAGCCTCTCATGGAACCCGACGGACGGCGGCACGTTCGAGAAGGCGATCGCCCACCTGACCGTGGACACGAGCGGCAAGCGCGGCGACGAGGCGGGCTTCGACAAGAACAACGTGGCCGTCTACGGTGTGGGCCTCGCCGGCTCCGGCGCCTCCGAGGGACAGACCGAGTGGAGCTGGCTGACCGGGACCACCGGCTGGACCCACACCGACAAGAACCCCTGGGGGACGCACTTCAACTTCGACGACAAGAAGGTCCAGGACACCATCACCTGGTTCCACTCCATGATCGACAAGGGCTACATGCCCAAGCTCGAGACGACGGTCGGCGCCTCCATGCCCGATGCCTTCGGCGCTGGCAAGGCCGCGATCAACGCCAACGGCTCGTGGATGATCGGCCAGTACTTCGGCTACAAGGGCATCAACGTCGGCATCGCCCCGACGCCGACCGGCCCTGACGGCAAGCGCGCCTCGATGTACAACGGCCTCGCCGACTCGATCAACGCCGCCACGAAGAACCCGGCCGCCGCGACGAAGTGGGTCGAGTACCTCGGGTCCCCGGCCTGCCAGGACGTCGTCGCGGCGAAGGCCGTCGTCTTCCCCGCAATCTCGGAGGCCGCCGACAAGGCGTCGGCAGCGTTCAAGGCCAAGGGCATCGACGTCACCCCGTTCACCCAGCAGGTGAAGGACAACACGACGTTCCTCTTCCCCATCACGGAGAACGCTGCGAAGGTTGACGGCATCATGAAGCCGGCCATGGACGCCGTCTTCTCGGGCAAGTCGCCCGCGAGCTCCCTGACCGACGCCAACAGCCAGGTCAACGCGCTCTTCCAGTAG
- a CDS encoding carbohydrate ABC transporter permease — protein MTTFAPASRRATGRRPLNWGRIATWAALILAIIVTLGPFLWMLRTALSNNHSLATHSGDLLPADFTWGGFARVLGLQSTAQAQAEGGSGASISFWQYLLNSVIVSTLITASQVFFSALAAYAFARLQWKGRNKVFALFLGTLLVPGIFTALPNFLLIKNMGLLNTYLGIALPTMLMTPFAVFFLRQFFLGMSREVEEAAMLDGAKHGRIFFQIVIPNAVGPLATLCLLTFIAAWNDYFWPLLVGNAPAVRVLTVGLGVFKSQSPQGAPDWSGLMAATLISALPILLLFIAFGKKIVNSIGFSGIK, from the coding sequence ATGACCACCTTCGCTCCCGCCTCCCGCCGCGCAACAGGCCGGCGCCCTCTCAACTGGGGTCGCATCGCAACCTGGGCCGCGCTGATCCTCGCGATCATCGTGACGCTCGGCCCGTTCCTCTGGATGCTGCGGACCGCCCTGTCCAACAACCACTCGCTCGCCACCCACTCGGGTGACCTCCTCCCCGCCGACTTCACCTGGGGTGGCTTCGCGAGAGTCCTGGGCCTGCAGTCCACCGCCCAAGCACAGGCCGAAGGCGGATCCGGTGCCTCGATCAGCTTCTGGCAGTACCTCCTGAACTCGGTCATCGTCTCGACCCTGATCACCGCCTCCCAGGTCTTCTTCAGCGCCCTCGCCGCCTACGCGTTCGCCAGGCTCCAGTGGAAGGGCCGGAACAAGGTGTTCGCGCTCTTCCTCGGCACGCTCCTCGTCCCGGGGATCTTCACGGCGCTGCCCAACTTCCTCCTGATCAAGAACATGGGCCTGCTCAACACCTACCTCGGGATCGCACTGCCCACGATGCTCATGACCCCGTTCGCGGTGTTCTTCCTGCGGCAGTTCTTCCTCGGCATGTCCCGCGAGGTGGAGGAGGCCGCCATGCTCGACGGCGCGAAGCACGGCCGGATCTTCTTCCAGATCGTCATCCCCAACGCCGTCGGTCCGCTCGCGACCCTGTGCCTGCTCACGTTCATCGCCGCCTGGAACGACTATTTCTGGCCCCTCCTCGTCGGCAACGCGCCAGCGGTCCGAGTGCTCACCGTCGGGCTCGGCGTCTTCAAGTCGCAGTCGCCTCAGGGCGCCCCCGACTGGTCCGGCCTCATGGCGGCCACCCTGATCTCGGCGCTGCCGATCCTCCTGCTGTTCATCGCCTTCGGGAAGAAGATCGTCAACTCGATCGGCTTCTCGGGCATCAAGTAG
- a CDS encoding alpha-galactosidase has translation MDPLHLRSAGTSLLLAFGSGEAEIVHWGADLGEALPDLADLTPPIPHSALDVPVVAGLLPQASSGWLGRPAVRGSRTGDGVPGLSFSPAFRVVSAESTLDGLGARIVQSDPESGLSVASDLLLHEGGLLELSHELTNTGTTAYSLDELGAVLPVPGDAVELLDLTGRWCRENHPQRQAIRQGTWVRSGRHGRTGHDSSLLVAAGTAAFSNRAGRVWAVHFGWSGNHEQYLDTLADGRRMLGASELLGSGEVVLAPGASYRTPVLYAAYSDHGLDGVTDAFYRWFRGRPQHAGPTAHNAARQRPVVLNTWEAVYFDHRLEPLLDLADSAAELGVERFVLDDGWFRGRRDDHAGLGDWYVDETVWPEGLTPLIERVNALGMEFGLWVEPEMVNLDSDVARAHPEWIVGPAAKSHKDGGRLPLEWRHQHILDLANPEAWQYIFERLDTLLTENSIAYLKWDQNRDLTEHGHAGRPSVHEQTLAAYRLFDALKAAHPRVEIESCSSGGARVDLGILQRTDRVWASDCNDALERQTIQRWTQAVLPPELVGAHIGPTHSHTTGRIHDISFRAITALFGHFGMEWDIRQATPAERGTLQRAIALYKAHRGLLHSGVRVNADLAEPNLALHGVVAHDGASGLFAAVALGTLSAEMPGRVGIPGLDPERTYRVRAALPTSDDADLANTFTQVVPPAWLAEGATASGRFLAEVGLPLPVLRPEHALLLEIAATE, from the coding sequence ATGGACCCCCTCCACCTCCGTTCCGCCGGTACCAGCCTGCTCCTCGCCTTCGGTTCCGGCGAGGCCGAGATCGTCCATTGGGGCGCCGACCTCGGCGAGGCCCTCCCCGACCTCGCCGACCTGACCCCGCCGATCCCGCACTCGGCACTCGACGTGCCGGTGGTCGCGGGCCTCCTTCCGCAGGCGTCGTCGGGGTGGCTGGGGCGTCCCGCGGTCCGCGGCAGCCGGACGGGCGACGGCGTTCCCGGCCTCTCCTTCTCCCCCGCCTTCCGCGTGGTCTCGGCTGAGTCGACCCTCGACGGCCTCGGCGCGAGGATCGTCCAGTCCGACCCCGAATCGGGGCTGAGCGTGGCCTCCGACCTGCTCCTCCATGAGGGCGGACTCCTCGAGCTCTCGCACGAGCTGACCAATACGGGCACCACCGCGTACAGCCTCGACGAGCTCGGCGCTGTGCTCCCGGTGCCGGGGGACGCCGTCGAACTCCTGGACCTCACCGGCCGGTGGTGCCGCGAGAACCATCCGCAGCGGCAGGCGATCCGGCAGGGCACGTGGGTGCGTTCGGGCCGGCACGGCCGCACGGGCCATGACTCATCGCTGCTCGTGGCTGCGGGCACGGCGGCCTTCTCCAACCGGGCCGGCCGCGTGTGGGCGGTCCACTTCGGCTGGTCCGGCAACCATGAGCAGTACCTCGACACACTCGCGGACGGCCGGCGCATGCTCGGCGCGTCCGAGCTCCTCGGCTCGGGCGAGGTGGTGCTGGCACCCGGGGCGAGCTACCGCACGCCCGTGCTCTACGCGGCGTACTCCGACCACGGCCTCGACGGCGTGACCGATGCCTTCTACCGCTGGTTCCGCGGACGCCCGCAGCACGCTGGGCCCACTGCCCACAACGCAGCCCGCCAGCGCCCGGTGGTCCTGAACACGTGGGAGGCCGTGTACTTCGACCACCGCCTCGAACCCCTCCTCGATCTCGCCGACTCGGCTGCGGAGCTCGGCGTCGAACGCTTCGTGCTCGACGACGGCTGGTTCCGTGGGCGCCGCGACGACCACGCGGGCCTCGGCGACTGGTACGTCGACGAGACGGTATGGCCCGAGGGGCTCACCCCGCTCATCGAGCGCGTCAACGCGCTGGGCATGGAGTTCGGGCTCTGGGTCGAGCCCGAAATGGTCAACCTCGATTCCGACGTGGCGCGAGCCCACCCGGAGTGGATCGTGGGCCCCGCGGCGAAGTCCCACAAGGACGGCGGCCGCCTTCCGCTCGAGTGGCGCCACCAGCACATCCTCGACCTTGCCAACCCCGAGGCCTGGCAGTACATCTTCGAGCGGCTCGACACCCTCCTGACCGAGAACAGCATCGCGTACCTGAAGTGGGACCAGAACCGGGACCTGACCGAACATGGACACGCGGGCCGCCCATCGGTCCACGAGCAGACCCTCGCGGCGTATCGGCTGTTCGACGCGCTCAAGGCCGCGCATCCCCGCGTCGAGATCGAGTCGTGCTCGTCCGGCGGGGCCCGTGTGGACCTGGGCATCCTGCAGCGCACGGATCGCGTGTGGGCCTCGGACTGCAACGACGCCCTCGAGCGCCAGACCATCCAGCGATGGACCCAGGCCGTGCTCCCGCCCGAGCTCGTCGGGGCGCACATCGGGCCGACCCACTCCCACACGACGGGCCGGATCCACGACATCTCATTCCGCGCGATCACGGCGCTGTTCGGACACTTCGGCATGGAGTGGGATATCCGGCAGGCCACGCCCGCCGAGCGCGGGACGCTCCAGCGGGCCATCGCGCTGTACAAGGCGCACCGGGGGCTCCTGCACTCGGGGGTCCGCGTCAACGCGGACCTCGCGGAGCCCAACCTCGCGCTGCACGGCGTCGTCGCGCACGACGGCGCGTCGGGGCTCTTCGCGGCCGTCGCCTTGGGCACGCTCTCGGCCGAGATGCCCGGCCGCGTGGGTATCCCGGGCCTCGACCCCGAGCGGACGTACCGCGTCCGCGCCGCGCTGCCGACGTCCGACGACGCAGACCTGGCCAACACGTTCACCCAGGTCGTGCCGCCTGCATGGCTCGCCGAGGGTGCCACCGCGAGTGGCCGCTTCCTTGCGGAGGTCGGCCTGCCGCTGCCCGTCCTGCGGCCGGAGCACGCGCTTCTACTCGAGATCGCGGCGACCGAGTAG
- the acs gene encoding acetate--CoA ligase yields the protein MSNETVSGDAFENLLREERKFAPSEAFAAAANVHADIYAEADSDRLAFWAKQARTHLTWSKDFTETLDWSDAPFAKWFVGGEVNAAYNALDRHVENGLGDRVAIHFEGEPGDTETITYADLTERVKRAANAFEALGVAKGDRVAVYLPMIPEAVVTMLACARIGAVHSVVFGGFSAEALRSRIDDAEAKLVVTADGTFRRGKPSALKPAVDEALAEDGHTVRHVVVVERNKQEVAWTDGRDLRWSEVMEAASPEHTAVGHDSEHPLFILYTSGTTGKPKGILHTTGGYLAQTAFTHSAVFDLKPETDVYWCTADIGWVTGHSYVTYAPLVNGATQVMYEGTPDSPHQGRWWEIVEKYKVSILYTAPTAIRTMMKWGSDIPAKYNLSSIRVLGSVGEPINPEAWMWYRDVIGGGQAPIVDTWWQTETGAIMVAPLPGVTATKPGSAQVPLPGIAVDVVDEAGQSVPDGHGGFLVIREPWPAMLRTIWGDPERFKDTYWSRFDGMYFAGDGAKKDDDGDIWLLGRVDDVMNVSGHRLSTTEIESALVSHPWVAEAAVVGAADETTGQAVVAFVILRGEADLPTGENAASEIVLTLRNHVGHEIGPIAKPRHILVVPELPKTRSGKIMRRLLKDVAEGRDPGDATTLADPSVMHKIAQDLRK from the coding sequence ATGTCCAACGAAACCGTCAGCGGAGACGCTTTCGAGAACCTGCTCCGTGAGGAGCGCAAGTTCGCCCCGTCCGAGGCGTTCGCCGCGGCCGCGAACGTCCACGCGGACATCTACGCCGAAGCGGATTCCGACCGTCTGGCCTTCTGGGCCAAACAGGCCCGCACGCATCTGACGTGGTCCAAGGACTTCACCGAAACGCTGGACTGGTCGGACGCGCCCTTCGCCAAGTGGTTCGTGGGCGGCGAGGTCAACGCCGCGTACAACGCCCTGGACCGGCACGTCGAGAACGGCCTCGGAGACCGCGTCGCGATCCACTTCGAGGGCGAACCGGGCGATACGGAGACGATCACGTACGCGGATCTGACCGAGCGGGTCAAGCGCGCGGCCAACGCCTTCGAGGCGCTCGGCGTGGCCAAGGGCGACCGCGTGGCCGTCTACCTGCCGATGATCCCCGAGGCCGTCGTGACGATGCTTGCGTGCGCCCGCATCGGCGCGGTCCACTCCGTGGTGTTCGGCGGCTTCTCCGCCGAGGCGCTGCGCTCCCGCATCGACGACGCCGAGGCCAAGCTGGTCGTCACGGCGGACGGCACGTTCCGCCGAGGCAAGCCGAGTGCGCTCAAGCCGGCCGTGGACGAGGCCCTCGCCGAGGACGGGCACACGGTCCGGCACGTGGTCGTCGTCGAGCGCAACAAGCAGGAGGTCGCGTGGACCGACGGCCGGGACCTCCGCTGGTCCGAGGTGATGGAGGCAGCCTCGCCTGAGCACACCGCGGTGGGCCACGATTCCGAGCACCCGCTCTTCATCCTCTACACCTCCGGAACCACGGGGAAGCCCAAGGGCATCCTGCACACGACCGGCGGCTACTTGGCCCAGACCGCATTCACGCACTCGGCGGTGTTCGACCTCAAGCCCGAGACGGACGTCTACTGGTGCACCGCGGACATCGGCTGGGTCACTGGCCACTCGTACGTCACGTACGCGCCGCTCGTCAACGGCGCGACCCAGGTCATGTACGAGGGCACGCCGGACTCGCCGCACCAGGGCCGTTGGTGGGAGATCGTCGAGAAGTACAAGGTCTCCATCCTCTACACCGCGCCGACGGCCATCCGCACCATGATGAAGTGGGGCTCCGACATCCCCGCCAAGTACAACCTCTCCTCGATCCGCGTGCTCGGTTCGGTGGGCGAGCCGATCAACCCAGAGGCGTGGATGTGGTACCGCGACGTGATCGGCGGCGGTCAGGCCCCCATCGTCGACACGTGGTGGCAGACCGAGACGGGCGCGATCATGGTCGCCCCGCTCCCGGGCGTCACGGCGACGAAGCCGGGCTCAGCGCAGGTCCCCCTGCCCGGCATCGCCGTGGATGTCGTGGACGAGGCCGGGCAGTCTGTCCCGGACGGCCACGGAGGTTTCCTCGTGATCCGCGAGCCGTGGCCGGCCATGCTCCGCACCATCTGGGGCGACCCCGAGCGGTTCAAGGACACCTACTGGTCCCGTTTCGATGGCATGTACTTCGCGGGCGACGGCGCCAAGAAGGACGACGACGGCGACATCTGGCTCCTCGGCCGCGTTGACGACGTCATGAATGTCTCCGGCCACCGCCTGTCCACGACCGAGATCGAATCCGCGCTCGTGTCCCACCCGTGGGTCGCCGAGGCTGCGGTCGTCGGTGCGGCGGACGAGACGACCGGCCAGGCCGTCGTCGCGTTCGTGATCCTGCGCGGCGAGGCGGATCTTCCGACGGGCGAGAATGCGGCCAGCGAGATCGTGCTGACCCTCCGCAACCACGTCGGCCACGAGATCGGCCCGATCGCCAAGCCGCGGCACATCCTCGTGGTCCCCGAACTGCCCAAGACCCGCTCCGGCAAGATCATGCGCCGACTCCTCAAGGACGTCGCCGAGGGCCGCGACCCGGGCGACGCCACGACCCTCGCCGATCCGAGCGTCATGCACAAGATCGCCCAGGACCTGCGCAAGTAG
- a CDS encoding carbohydrate ABC transporter permease produces the protein MTTTSVGPRKPTRPSADSGGSQRIVRRRGRGDLRVALIFVAPALVGFVLFYLVPTIRGIYLSFTDYSILGNPVWVGVKNYVKIFQDKLFWNSMGVTLEYVLLNIVVQTVVALGLALLMYHVAKSTVIRGILLLPYLVANVIVALLWFWMLDYQIGIVNQMLQWLGIPKVAFFGNEFWAIPTIAFVNVWRHMGYTALLLFAGLQAIPGHLYEVANLDGASKWQTFWKITMPLLRPVLLLVLVVTVTGSFQIFDTVAVTTQGGPINASRVIQYYIYQRAFTQQDFGYGSALSVILFIILGVVAFLQMKFLRGNENDLA, from the coding sequence ATGACGACCACCTCAGTGGGGCCCCGGAAACCGACGCGGCCCAGCGCCGATTCCGGAGGCAGCCAACGCATCGTCCGCCGTCGCGGCCGCGGCGACCTTCGGGTCGCGCTCATCTTCGTCGCACCGGCCCTCGTGGGGTTCGTGCTCTTCTACCTCGTCCCCACGATTCGCGGGATCTACCTGAGCTTCACCGACTACAGCATCCTGGGGAACCCGGTCTGGGTCGGGGTCAAGAACTACGTCAAGATCTTCCAGGACAAGCTCTTCTGGAACTCCATGGGCGTCACGCTCGAGTACGTCCTCCTCAACATCGTCGTCCAGACGGTGGTGGCACTCGGGCTCGCCCTCCTCATGTACCACGTGGCCAAATCCACGGTGATCCGCGGGATCCTGCTGCTGCCGTACCTCGTTGCCAACGTCATCGTCGCCCTGCTCTGGTTCTGGATGCTCGACTACCAGATCGGCATCGTCAACCAGATGCTGCAGTGGCTCGGCATTCCCAAGGTCGCCTTCTTCGGCAACGAGTTCTGGGCGATTCCGACCATTGCCTTCGTCAACGTCTGGCGCCACATGGGGTACACAGCGCTTCTGCTCTTCGCCGGCCTCCAGGCGATCCCCGGCCATCTCTATGAGGTGGCGAACCTCGACGGCGCGAGCAAGTGGCAGACCTTCTGGAAGATCACCATGCCCCTGCTCCGCCCGGTGCTCCTGCTCGTCCTCGTGGTCACCGTCACCGGCTCGTTCCAGATCTTCGACACCGTTGCCGTCACGACGCAGGGCGGCCCGATCAACGCTTCCCGCGTGATCCAGTACTACATCTACCAGCGCGCGTTCACACAGCAGGACTTCGGCTACGGCTCGGCGCTGAGCGTGATCCTGTTCATCATCCTGGGGGTCGTCGCGTTCCTCCAGATGAAGTTCCTGCGCGGCAACGAGAACGACCTGGCCTGA
- the nth gene encoding endonuclease III: MSPDESPLALKRRARKINRVLAEAYPYAHAELDFRSPFELLVATVLSAQTTDVRVNQVTPVLFARYPDARALSEAELADIEEIIRPTGFFRAKARSLHTLAGKVVDEFDGVVPGTLAELVTLPGVGRKTANVVLGNAFGVPGITVDTHFGRLAKRFGWTASDDPVVVERDVMELFEPRDWTMLSHRVVFHGRRVCLARKPACGACAVAALCPSYGEGETDPEKARRLLRFELAPGKEALHAELVANTALAAEIRQRTETFASGPATGSAVRDASTSGAEGTLAVVSEPLAAGAES; encoded by the coding sequence ATGAGTCCCGATGAGTCGCCCCTCGCCCTCAAACGGCGTGCCCGCAAGATCAACAGGGTCCTCGCCGAGGCGTATCCCTATGCCCACGCTGAGCTGGACTTCCGGAGCCCGTTCGAGCTCCTCGTCGCCACTGTCCTGAGCGCTCAGACAACCGACGTCCGCGTGAACCAGGTGACCCCGGTGCTCTTTGCCCGCTACCCCGACGCGCGGGCGCTCTCGGAGGCCGAGCTCGCCGACATCGAGGAGATCATCCGCCCCACTGGGTTCTTCCGGGCCAAGGCCAGGAGTCTCCACACGCTGGCCGGGAAGGTCGTCGACGAGTTCGACGGCGTGGTCCCCGGCACGCTCGCCGAGCTCGTCACGCTCCCGGGAGTCGGGCGGAAGACAGCCAACGTGGTGCTGGGCAATGCCTTCGGGGTTCCGGGCATCACGGTGGATACGCACTTCGGACGCCTCGCGAAGCGGTTTGGGTGGACCGCCTCGGACGATCCTGTCGTGGTCGAACGGGACGTCATGGAGCTCTTCGAACCCCGCGACTGGACTATGCTCTCGCACCGTGTCGTGTTCCACGGCCGCCGTGTCTGCCTTGCACGCAAGCCTGCCTGCGGGGCGTGCGCGGTCGCAGCCCTGTGTCCGTCATACGGCGAAGGCGAGACCGATCCGGAGAAGGCCCGCAGGCTCCTGCGCTTCGAGCTTGCGCCGGGCAAGGAAGCGCTGCACGCGGAACTGGTAGCGAACACTGCGCTCGCCGCGGAGATCCGCCAGCGGACGGAGACTTTCGCCAGCGGCCCCGCGACGGGGTCCGCGGTGCGCGACGCGTCTACGTCGGGGGCCGAGGGG
- a CDS encoding Gfo/Idh/MocA family protein gives MTHTTGFTLGVVGAGQFSGQFSKLFNAHPGVSAVYVTDVLAERADALVESQGLAGTFASFEDMLASSVDAVAIFTQRWTHGPLVVQALRAGKHVYSAVPMAISLGEIAAIIEAVRETGLTYMMGETSYYNPATVYARQRRAEGAFGRIFYAEGDYVHDMDLGFYDAYQYSGGPDWKQTASYPPMLYPTHSVGGVIGAIGSHAVSVSCIGVRDDRGDGVFDREVSMFDNDFSNASALFELAGGGSMRINEFRRVGYPSHLRESRFRYFGTEGSFEQLVGSAVWQDKEGFTDVSELVETAATLDADDPSLANVAPALRDAFVSGLAPVHDAGRLPRELRGMPNGHEGSHHFLVDDFVRAVTEGGLPPVNAWEAARYTLPGIIAHQSALAGGERLPIPDFGDAPGDVPAHVGAPSSAIPGEPRG, from the coding sequence ATGACTCACACCACAGGCTTCACCCTCGGCGTCGTCGGAGCGGGCCAGTTCTCGGGCCAGTTCTCCAAGCTCTTCAACGCCCACCCCGGCGTCTCAGCCGTCTACGTGACCGATGTCCTCGCGGAGCGCGCCGATGCGCTCGTCGAATCACAGGGACTCGCGGGCACGTTTGCCAGCTTCGAGGACATGCTCGCGAGCAGCGTGGACGCCGTCGCGATCTTCACCCAGCGGTGGACCCACGGTCCGCTCGTGGTCCAGGCGCTGCGCGCCGGCAAGCACGTCTACTCCGCCGTCCCGATGGCCATCAGCCTCGGCGAGATCGCGGCGATCATCGAGGCCGTCCGCGAGACCGGCCTGACCTACATGATGGGCGAGACAAGCTACTACAACCCGGCTACCGTCTATGCGCGCCAGCGCCGGGCGGAGGGTGCCTTCGGGCGGATCTTCTACGCCGAGGGCGACTACGTCCACGACATGGACCTCGGCTTCTACGATGCCTACCAGTACAGCGGCGGCCCTGACTGGAAGCAGACCGCCAGCTACCCGCCCATGCTCTACCCGACCCACTCCGTGGGCGGCGTGATCGGGGCGATCGGCTCCCACGCTGTGAGTGTGAGCTGCATCGGTGTGCGCGACGACCGCGGAGACGGCGTGTTCGACCGCGAGGTGAGCATGTTCGACAACGACTTCTCCAACGCCTCCGCTCTCTTCGAGCTCGCCGGCGGCGGGTCCATGCGGATCAACGAGTTCCGGCGCGTCGGGTACCCCTCGCACCTGCGTGAGAGCCGCTTCCGGTACTTCGGCACCGAAGGCAGTTTCGAGCAGCTCGTCGGCTCTGCCGTATGGCAGGACAAGGAGGGCTTCACCGACGTGAGCGAGCTCGTGGAGACGGCGGCGACGCTCGACGCCGACGACCCCTCGCTCGCCAACGTCGCCCCCGCGCTGCGGGACGCCTTCGTCTCGGGCCTCGCCCCCGTGCACGACGCCGGGCGGCTGCCGCGGGAACTCCGCGGCATGCCCAACGGCCACGAGGGAAGCCACCACTTCCTCGTCGACGACTTCGTCCGCGCGGTCACCGAAGGCGGCCTCCCGCCGGTCAACGCGTGGGAGGCCGCTCGCTACACCCTCCCGGGCATCATCGCCCACCAGTCCGCGCTCGCGGGCGGCGAGCGCCTTCCGATCCCCGACTTCGGCGACGCGCCGGGTGACGTGCCCGCCCACGTTGGAGCGCCGTCGTCCGCCATTCCGGGGGAGCCCCGCGGCTAG